TCCAGACGGCGTCCGGCGGGGGCGGCTTTGGCGAGCACGCGCTCGACCTCCTTGACATGCGTCGCCAGCCGATCGAGCTCCTCGTCGATGTCGAGTTTTTGCGCGGCGATGACCAGTTCCTGCTCGATCCGGCCCGGCTCGGCGTCGGTGCCGAGCTCGTCCAGGCGGGACCGCCAGCGCTCGGCCTGGTGCGCGAGCACGGCCGGGCGGCGGGCGTGCAGTCGTGACACGATGGTGCCGATCTCCCGCGCGCGGGAGGCAAGGTGCTCGGCAATCGCC
Above is a window of Pseudomonadota bacterium DNA encoding:
- a CDS encoding DUF1732 domain-containing protein, with protein sequence AIAEHLASRAREIGTIVSRLHARRPAVLAHQAERWRSRLDELGTDAEPGRIEQELVIAAQKLDIDEELDRLATHVKEVERVLAKAAPAGRRLDFLMQEFNREANTVASKSADSETTALAVDLKVLIEQMREQVQNVE